From the genome of Hymenobacter cellulosilyticus, one region includes:
- a CDS encoding T9SS type A sorting domain-containing protein yields MFAVQGGRSAAFVAAYSSAGAVNWVTAGATNAVNGGISSASGSLASKVAVDGAGNCYVTGRFTTGLKLGGLQLADNAQFNSHSFVARLNPSTGAAAWLKGTTGTVYADQANGSGLAIYGGYCYVGGTFGGTVSFGGIYTLTAAYPSAGYVGRFDAATGATAWVRPIGSAATDVRVAASYSNVLATIGVDAAPDYARLVSHAPSGVYQWALTASGPGSSQATDVAQYGAGVAYWTGAWQGTCSFGPTTLAAPAGTTYAYLAKINFTSPAARATTDPLSGPSELYPNPGSGHIQFHTGSAAPRSMSVYSSSGQLMLQQQVQAADVTLDVRNWPQGTYWVHLQGSGSPERHQIWVR; encoded by the coding sequence TTGTTTGCGGTACAGGGCGGCCGATCGGCCGCCTTTGTAGCCGCCTACAGCTCGGCGGGAGCCGTAAATTGGGTTACGGCCGGAGCCACCAATGCCGTTAACGGGGGCATCTCGTCGGCCTCCGGCTCCTTGGCCAGCAAAGTTGCCGTGGACGGGGCTGGCAACTGCTACGTCACGGGCCGCTTTACCACAGGCCTAAAGCTGGGCGGCTTGCAATTAGCCGATAACGCCCAGTTCAATTCTCATTCGTTTGTGGCCCGGCTGAATCCCAGCACGGGAGCCGCGGCCTGGCTTAAGGGCACCACCGGCACGGTATACGCCGATCAGGCAAACGGCTCGGGCCTGGCCATTTATGGTGGCTACTGCTACGTGGGCGGCACGTTTGGCGGTACCGTAAGCTTCGGCGGAATTTACACCCTCACGGCTGCGTATCCTTCTGCCGGCTACGTAGGCCGCTTTGACGCCGCTACCGGAGCCACGGCCTGGGTACGGCCCATCGGCTCCGCGGCTACTGACGTGCGCGTGGCAGCCAGCTATTCCAACGTGTTGGCTACCATCGGCGTTGACGCCGCTCCCGACTATGCCCGCCTCGTGTCGCATGCTCCCAGCGGAGTATACCAGTGGGCCCTGACGGCCAGTGGGCCAGGCAGCAGCCAGGCCACCGACGTGGCTCAGTATGGCGCGGGCGTCGCGTACTGGACGGGCGCTTGGCAGGGTACGTGCAGCTTTGGTCCCACCACTTTAGCTGCGCCGGCCGGCACTACCTACGCGTATTTGGCCAAGATAAACTTCACGAGCCCCGCCGCCCGGGCCACTACCGACCCGCTCAGCGGCCCTTCGGAGCTGTATCCCAATCCGGGGTCGGGGCACATTCAGTTTCATACTGGCTCGGCAGCTCCCCGTAGCATGAGCGTGTACTCTTCCTCTGGTCAACTCATGCTGCAGCAGCAGGTGCAAGCTGCCGACGTGACGCTGGACGTGCGCAATTGGCCCCAGGGCACGTATTGGGTGCACCTGCAAGGCAGCGGCTCCCCGGAGCGCCACCAGATCTGGGTGCGCTAA
- a CDS encoding SBBP repeat-containing protein, whose protein sequence is MKNIALALVGVLCFIQSALGQASWHWTRSMQRVAVAAVAADAAGSTYVVGSFSSPVSFSSPNFSGPLTLTPVGASDVFLARVDANGNLVWVRQVGGSGASAYGAGIAPDGQGGLFVVGRFSGTLTANTGTGSLMGSMGYSSVLVMRCSASTGSTYWSRRVGNNDSASGALAVAAGPGAVGYVTGFVGETSPLGCLRYRAADRPPL, encoded by the coding sequence ATGAAAAACATTGCTTTGGCTTTGGTGGGAGTACTATGCTTTATTCAGTCGGCTCTGGGGCAGGCTTCCTGGCACTGGACCCGCAGTATGCAGCGGGTAGCCGTGGCTGCCGTGGCCGCCGATGCTGCAGGCAGCACATATGTAGTAGGCAGTTTTTCCAGCCCGGTCAGCTTTAGCTCCCCCAACTTCAGTGGTCCGCTTACCCTTACGCCCGTAGGTGCCTCCGACGTGTTTCTGGCCCGAGTGGATGCCAATGGCAACCTGGTCTGGGTTCGGCAAGTGGGCGGCAGTGGGGCCTCCGCTTACGGAGCGGGCATCGCCCCCGATGGACAAGGGGGCCTTTTCGTGGTTGGTCGGTTTAGCGGTACGCTTACGGCCAACACGGGCACGGGCAGCCTGATGGGCTCGATGGGGTATAGCTCCGTGCTGGTCATGCGCTGCTCGGCCAGCACTGGCAGCACCTACTGGAGCCGCCGCGTGGGCAATAACGATTCGGCTTCGGGTGCTTTGGCCGTGGCCGCCGGGCCCGGAGCCGTGGGCTACGTAACGGGCTTCGTGGGGGAAACGTCACCTTTGGGTTGTTTGCGGTACAGGGCGGCCGATCGGCCGCCTTTGTAG
- a CDS encoding glycoside hydrolase family 88 protein codes for MKRSAVFVPALAAVLTLFSSFSATAQKRKINVQQEFARAGEQLTQLLKTHPDRTKFPYSTRPDGALKDTKSEWWTSGFFGSTLWYMYEYTKQPQWQQAADQWTVAMQQEQHNTGTHDLGFMLYCPFGNGYRLTQNPAYKPVLLTGAQSLATRFNPQVGLIKSWNDFAGYKYPVIIDNMMNLELLTWAARTSGDSTLRRLSITHADNTLKNHFRPDGSTFHVVCYDDKGQVLARKTAQGAADNSAWARGQAWAIYGYTMLYRETKLDRYRQQARKTADFFLNHPNLPADKIPYWDFNAPGIPKEERDASAAAIVASALLELQQYSPAADAKRYRQAAEQMLVSLSSPAYHATLGDNQNFLIKHCVAHKPAKTEVDAPLVYADYYYLEALLRYDRLK; via the coding sequence GTGAAACGTTCCGCTGTATTTGTACCCGCCCTGGCGGCGGTGTTAACCCTGTTTTCTTCTTTTTCGGCCACGGCGCAAAAGCGCAAAATCAACGTGCAGCAGGAATTTGCCCGGGCCGGGGAGCAGCTTACGCAGTTGCTGAAAACCCACCCTGACCGCACCAAGTTTCCGTACTCCACCCGGCCCGACGGTGCGCTGAAGGACACCAAGTCGGAGTGGTGGACCAGCGGCTTTTTTGGGAGTACGCTCTGGTACATGTACGAGTACACCAAGCAGCCCCAGTGGCAGCAGGCGGCCGACCAGTGGACGGTGGCCATGCAGCAGGAACAGCACAACACCGGTACCCACGACCTGGGCTTTATGTTGTATTGCCCCTTCGGCAACGGCTACCGCCTCACCCAAAACCCTGCTTACAAGCCCGTCTTGCTCACCGGCGCCCAGTCGTTGGCCACCCGTTTCAACCCGCAGGTGGGCCTGATCAAGTCCTGGAACGACTTTGCCGGCTATAAATACCCGGTTATCATCGACAACATGATGAACCTGGAGCTGCTCACCTGGGCTGCCCGCACCAGCGGCGACTCCACCCTGCGCCGCCTGAGCATCACGCACGCCGACAATACCCTGAAAAACCACTTCCGGCCCGACGGCAGCACCTTTCACGTGGTGTGCTACGACGATAAAGGCCAAGTGCTGGCCCGCAAAACGGCCCAGGGCGCGGCCGACAACTCGGCCTGGGCGCGGGGGCAGGCCTGGGCTATTTACGGCTATACCATGCTTTACCGCGAAACCAAGCTGGACCGCTACCGGCAGCAGGCCCGCAAAACCGCCGACTTTTTCCTGAACCATCCCAACCTGCCAGCCGACAAGATTCCGTACTGGGATTTCAACGCGCCCGGCATCCCGAAAGAGGAGCGCGACGCCTCCGCGGCAGCCATTGTGGCCTCGGCCCTGCTTGAATTGCAGCAGTATAGCCCCGCCGCCGATGCTAAGCGCTACCGACAGGCCGCCGAGCAGATGCTGGTGAGCCTGAGCAGCCCCGCCTACCACGCCACCCTGGGCGACAATCAGAACTTCCTGATCAAGCACTGCGTGGCCCACAAGCCCGCCAAGACGGAAGTAGACGCCCCGCTGGTGTACGCCGATTACTACTACCTGGAAGCCCTGCTCCGCTACGACCGGCTAAAGTAA
- a CDS encoding catalase-related domain-containing protein, with amino-acid sequence MAYHVDSAPNQNLHINYEPSSLNGLKEAPRSAPDHMPEYKGRLMKQTIDRQNNFKQAGERYRLHEDWERDDLINNMVGALADADRRVSDKMVELCTNCDPDWGRRLAEGLEQARNGKTAEGGNQYNEARGSEAVAQAEATAHDAKPY; translated from the coding sequence ATGGCTTATCATGTCGATTCGGCCCCGAACCAGAATCTGCACATCAACTACGAGCCCAGCTCCCTGAACGGCCTGAAGGAAGCGCCCCGCAGCGCCCCCGACCATATGCCCGAGTACAAGGGCCGCCTGATGAAGCAGACCATTGACCGGCAAAACAACTTCAAGCAGGCTGGCGAGCGGTACCGCCTGCACGAGGATTGGGAGCGCGACGACCTGATCAACAATATGGTGGGGGCCCTGGCCGATGCCGACCGCCGCGTGAGCGACAAAATGGTGGAGCTTTGCACTAACTGCGACCCGGACTGGGGCCGGCGCCTGGCCGAAGGCCTGGAGCAAGCCCGCAACGGCAAAACGGCCGAGGGTGGCAACCAGTACAACGAAGCCCGCGGCTCAGAAGCTGTGGCCCAGGCCGAAGCTACGGCCCACGACGCCAAGCCATATTAG